One part of the Megachile rotundata isolate GNS110a chromosome 16, iyMegRotu1, whole genome shotgun sequence genome encodes these proteins:
- the LOC100876696 gene encoding uncharacterized protein LOC100876696 isoform X2, with translation MLGLGKYFYYAKPDGEDLMGKILTSVRMTSMFGIVVGAHDAILRHMSKSPLHKIVIGFRPVAYLSGIGFVFANVTYMSTRMRGKDDALNHGIGALATAPLVKAWLRIPAVEVAEIMIFGTIIMIINKARRKQEYGIEEPLKFFFEGKRNKFPNWDYWEYWTGEETPAEDYTN, from the exons ATGTTGGGACTAGGGAAGTACTTCTACTATGCGAAACCGGATGGAGAAGATCTAATGGGAAAAATTCTGACTTCTGTAAGAATGACTTCCATGTTTGGAATAGTAGTAGGTGCACATGATGCAATATTAAGACATATGTCAAAGTCACCCTTACAcaaaattgtgattggattTCGCCCCGTAGCATATCTAAGTGGCATAGGTTTTGTATTTGCTAATGTTACATATATGTCCACACGTATGAGGGGAAAAGATGATGCACTTAATCATGGTATAGGTG CACTTGCCACTGCTCCACTTGTTAAAGCATGGCTTAGAATACCTGCTGTTGAAGTTGCTGAAATTATGATTTTTGGAACTATTattatgataataaataagGCTCGTAGAAAACAGGAGTATGGAATAGAGGAACCACTGAAATTCTTCTTTGAAGGAAAGCGTAACAAATTCCCGAATTGGGATTATTGGGAATACTGGACTGGTGAAGAAACACCGGCAGAAGACTACACTAACTGA
- the LOC100876586 gene encoding farnesyl pyrophosphate synthase isoform X1, whose product MGIFYHNVPLQYTFMLHKSMSCFQRTTLVCIYLSCRVLTILGSDTHLSTLCKFTFIFPCIRYHFTERGYERNTPLYFINVTMSVTLQKYVSMLFKRNIPQHFVDTVYIRNNTLLRAPKIHFLHYKINRPCLEYFRATSTNVRSMYSAIEPTFLSNKDESRELMAIWPDVVRDLTDAGRHLDIPDVTKWLAKVLQYNVPVGRKNRALSVVYAFKSFASYDQQTEENIRLSRILGWCIELLQAFLLVIDDIQDQSTIRRNAPCWYLNNGIGLAAINDGIMLEMCIYQLLKKHFKSKECYLSLMELFLDTTLRTSMGQCLDLLSTNFGKKSNLNLFTMDRYNSIAKYKTAYYTFVLPTTTAMCFAGIKDPEMYRQAKTILLEMGHFFQVQDDYMNCYGSMEATGKTGSDIEAGKCSWLVVVALQRATSEQRKILEECYGQSDVKKLDRVKQLYDELGLPNTYAIYEEETYNLLMTHIQQISRGLPHDFFLKLLERACRRVARKD is encoded by the exons ATGGGCATATTTTATCACAATGTCCCGTTACAATACACGTTTATGTTACATAAAAGTATGTCTTGTTTTCAGCGAACTACGTTAGTATGCATATACCTATCATGTCGCGTGTTAACGATTTTAGGCTCTGACACTCACTTGTCTACGCTatgtaaatttacatttatttttccttgta TTCGTTACCACTTTACAGAACGAGGTTACGAACGAAATACTCCACTGTATTTTATAAACGTAACAATGTCCGTCACTCTACAAAAATATGTTTCAATGTTATTCAAACGAAATATACCGCAACATTTTGTTGACACCGTATATATTAGAAACAACACTTTACTACGAGCGCCCAAAATACATTTCttacattacaaaataaatagacCATGCTTGGAATATTTTCG AGCAACAAGCACCAATGTGCGATCAATGTACTCGGCAATCGAGCCTACATTTTTATCGAACAAAGATGAAAGTCGTGAGCTGATGGCTATATGGCCGGACGTTGTTCGGGACCTCACGGATGCTGGCCGCCATCTTGATATACCAGATGTCACAAAATGGTTGGCGaag GTATTACAATACAATGTTCCTGTGGGAAGAAAGAACAGAGCATTATCGGTTGTATATGCCTTTAAATCCTTTGCTTCTTATGATCAACAAACGGAAGAAAATATTCGCTTATCTCGTATCTTAGGCTGGTGTATTGAACTG TTGCAAGCATTTTTATTGGTGATTGATGATATACAAGATCAATCAACAATAAGACGTAATGCACCATGCTGGTACTTGAACAATGGTATTGGATTAGCAGCCATAAACGATGGTATAATGTTAGAAATGTGCATATATCAGTTACTTAAAAAACACTTTAAGTCAAAGGAGTGCTACTTGAGCCTTATGGAATTATTTTTAGAT ACCACTTTAAGAACATCAATGGGACAATGCCTTGATTTGTTGTCAACAAATTTTggtaaaaaatcaaatttgaatcTCTTTACAATGGACCGTTATAATTCTATTGCAAAGTACAAAACAGCTTATTATACATTTGTGTTACCAACTACAACTGCAATGTGTTTT GCTGGCATAAAAGATCCAGAAATGTATAGGCAAGCAAAgacaattttattagaaatgggTCACTTCTTTCAAGTACAAGATGATTATATGAATTGTTATGGGAGTATGGAAGCTACTGGAAAAACTGGTTCGGATATAGAGGCAGGAAAGTGTTCATGGCTAGTCGTAGTAGCACTACAACGTGCCACATCAGaacaacgaaaaattttagag GAATGTTATGGACAAAGTGATGTCAAGAAACTGGATCGTGTGAAACAACTTTATGACGAGTTAGGTTTACCAAATACTTACGCCATCTATGAAGAAGAAACGTACAATCTATTAATGACGCACATACAACAAATATCACGTGGACTTCCTCATGACTTTTTCTTGAAGTTACTTGAAAGAGCATGTCGCAGAGTGGCCAGGaaagattaa
- the LOC100884074 gene encoding tachykinin-like peptides receptor 86C, whose translation MNNLVLYSLYNCSATVLDRNVTFLLKLNRSELLSVLGDALDRSTEHEALRDAFFDCLFNYQERPFDLPWWQKLCWSLLYAAMLLVATGGNIIVIWIVLAHRRMRTVTNYFLVNLSIADLMMSLLNCAFNFIFLLNSDWPFGVVYCTINNFVAHVTVASSVLTLVVISFDRYMAIMRPLKHRMSRKRTVIIVFLIWTISSVLALPCLLYSTTESRRYSNGRSRISCYLLWPDGSYLNSKIEYFYNLVFLSVTYLIPMTVMAICYSFMGRKLWGSKSIGELTYNQKKSIKSKRKVVKMFIIVVTIFAICWLPYQAIFIFLYHHRHFTETSYIQHVYLSFYWFAMSNAMVNPIIYYWMNNRFRVYFQLVICKWELKNSGNRQLQEFMDQRSDIIPYNSVRFKSSSSRWKHEMTESQTQNFRTRSSYRRSHKQNATVV comes from the exons ATGAATAATCTGGTCTTGTACAGTTTGTACAACTGCAGTGCCACGGTGCTCGATCGCAACGTCACGTTCCTGCTGAAGTTGAATCGCAGCGAGCTTCTCAGCGTATTGGGCGATGCTCTCGACAGATCGACCGAACACGAGGCCCTACGTGACGCGTTTTTCGATTGCCTTTTTAATTATCAAGAACGGCCGTTCGACCTCCCATGGTGGCAGAAGCTTTGCTGGTCACTGCTGTACGCCGCCATGTTGTTGGTTGCCACTGGAGGGAATATTATTGTCATCTGGATCGTGCTAG CACACCGACGGATGCGCACAGTGACCAATTACTTCTTGGTCAACCTCTCCATAGCGGATTTGATGATGTCGTTGCTCAACTGCgcctttaatttcatttttcttttaaactcTGATTGGCCGTTCGGCGTGGTATATTGCACTATTAACAACTTCGTGGCGCACGTGACGGTTGCCTCGAGTGTCCTCACACTGGTCGTAATATCTTTCGATAG ATATATGGCCATAATGAGACCTCTCAAGCACCGCATGTCTCGTAAAAGAACAGTAATAATTGTATTCCTAATATGGACCATTTCATCAGTGTTAGCATTACCGTGTTTATTGTATTCCACAACCGAGTCCAGAAG ATATTCAAATGGAAGGAGCAGAATTTCGTGTTATCTTCTGTGGCCGGATGGATCGTACTTGAATAGCAAGATCGAATACTT CTATAATTTAGTGTTTCTGAGCGTAACGTACTTAATACCTATGACAGTAATGGCGATATGTTACTCGTTCATGGGACGTAAGCTGTGGGGTTCGAAATCCATAGGAGAGCTGACTTATAATCAGAAGAAATCGATAAAGTCCAAACGTAAG GTTGTGAAGATGTTCATAATAGTAGTAACAATATTCGCAATCTGCTGGCTGCCATACCAAGCCATTTTCATTTTCCTATATCACCACAGACACTTCACGGAGACCAGTTATATTCAACACGTCTATTTAAGCTTCTACTGGTTCGCCATGTCAAATGCTATGGTAAACCCCATCATATATTACTGGATGAACAATAG ATTTCGCGTTTATTTCCAGTTAGTCATATGTAAATGGGAATTAAAAAACAGTGGAAATCGTCAGCTGCAGGAATTCATGGATCAACGATCAGATATTATACCCTACAATTCAG TACGTTTCAAATCGTCTTCGAGTCGTTGGAAGCACGAAATGACAGAAAGCCAGACGCAAAATTTCAGGACACGATCCAGCTACCGAAGAAGCCACAAACAAAACGCGACGGTTGTTTGA
- the LOC100876586 gene encoding farnesyl pyrophosphate synthase isoform X2, with product MGIFYHNVPLQYTFMLHKSMSCFQRTTLVCIYLSCRVLTILGSDTHLSTLCKFTFIFPCKRGYERNTPLYFINVTMSVTLQKYVSMLFKRNIPQHFVDTVYIRNNTLLRAPKIHFLHYKINRPCLEYFRATSTNVRSMYSAIEPTFLSNKDESRELMAIWPDVVRDLTDAGRHLDIPDVTKWLAKVLQYNVPVGRKNRALSVVYAFKSFASYDQQTEENIRLSRILGWCIELLQAFLLVIDDIQDQSTIRRNAPCWYLNNGIGLAAINDGIMLEMCIYQLLKKHFKSKECYLSLMELFLDTTLRTSMGQCLDLLSTNFGKKSNLNLFTMDRYNSIAKYKTAYYTFVLPTTTAMCFAGIKDPEMYRQAKTILLEMGHFFQVQDDYMNCYGSMEATGKTGSDIEAGKCSWLVVVALQRATSEQRKILEECYGQSDVKKLDRVKQLYDELGLPNTYAIYEEETYNLLMTHIQQISRGLPHDFFLKLLERACRRVARKD from the exons ATGGGCATATTTTATCACAATGTCCCGTTACAATACACGTTTATGTTACATAAAAGTATGTCTTGTTTTCAGCGAACTACGTTAGTATGCATATACCTATCATGTCGCGTGTTAACGATTTTAGGCTCTGACACTCACTTGTCTACGCTatgtaaatttacatttatttttccttgta AACGAGGTTACGAACGAAATACTCCACTGTATTTTATAAACGTAACAATGTCCGTCACTCTACAAAAATATGTTTCAATGTTATTCAAACGAAATATACCGCAACATTTTGTTGACACCGTATATATTAGAAACAACACTTTACTACGAGCGCCCAAAATACATTTCttacattacaaaataaatagacCATGCTTGGAATATTTTCG AGCAACAAGCACCAATGTGCGATCAATGTACTCGGCAATCGAGCCTACATTTTTATCGAACAAAGATGAAAGTCGTGAGCTGATGGCTATATGGCCGGACGTTGTTCGGGACCTCACGGATGCTGGCCGCCATCTTGATATACCAGATGTCACAAAATGGTTGGCGaag GTATTACAATACAATGTTCCTGTGGGAAGAAAGAACAGAGCATTATCGGTTGTATATGCCTTTAAATCCTTTGCTTCTTATGATCAACAAACGGAAGAAAATATTCGCTTATCTCGTATCTTAGGCTGGTGTATTGAACTG TTGCAAGCATTTTTATTGGTGATTGATGATATACAAGATCAATCAACAATAAGACGTAATGCACCATGCTGGTACTTGAACAATGGTATTGGATTAGCAGCCATAAACGATGGTATAATGTTAGAAATGTGCATATATCAGTTACTTAAAAAACACTTTAAGTCAAAGGAGTGCTACTTGAGCCTTATGGAATTATTTTTAGAT ACCACTTTAAGAACATCAATGGGACAATGCCTTGATTTGTTGTCAACAAATTTTggtaaaaaatcaaatttgaatcTCTTTACAATGGACCGTTATAATTCTATTGCAAAGTACAAAACAGCTTATTATACATTTGTGTTACCAACTACAACTGCAATGTGTTTT GCTGGCATAAAAGATCCAGAAATGTATAGGCAAGCAAAgacaattttattagaaatgggTCACTTCTTTCAAGTACAAGATGATTATATGAATTGTTATGGGAGTATGGAAGCTACTGGAAAAACTGGTTCGGATATAGAGGCAGGAAAGTGTTCATGGCTAGTCGTAGTAGCACTACAACGTGCCACATCAGaacaacgaaaaattttagag GAATGTTATGGACAAAGTGATGTCAAGAAACTGGATCGTGTGAAACAACTTTATGACGAGTTAGGTTTACCAAATACTTACGCCATCTATGAAGAAGAAACGTACAATCTATTAATGACGCACATACAACAAATATCACGTGGACTTCCTCATGACTTTTTCTTGAAGTTACTTGAAAGAGCATGTCGCAGAGTGGCCAGGaaagattaa
- the HSPC300 gene encoding hematopoietic stem/progenitor cell protein 300: MAAVHREAIQKQIQQDWANREYIEVITGSIKKITDFLNSFDMSCRSRIAVLNEKLTTLERRIEYLEACVTKGETLT, translated from the exons ATGGCTGCTGTACATCGGGAAGCTATCCAAAAACAAATTCAACAAGATTGGGCAAATCGGGAATACATAGAAGTTATAACTGGTAGCATAAAGAAGATAACGGACTTTCTTAACTCCTTCG ATATGTCATGCAGATCAAGGATAGCTGTCCTTAATGAGAAACTTACAACACTTGAAAGAAGAATTGAATACCTTGAAGCATGT GTTACAAAAGGAGAGACTTTAACATAA
- the NdufV3 gene encoding NADH:ubiquinone oxidoreductase subunit V3, giving the protein MLRSISSKTLVQQRNFMLLSPLGAKKSSKSGGTSTNQNVPGLSNKCVEVPNTPVGPGAAKDKEYKNPEYFCYHIESFGEAEVELAKYRLPAPSNKVPFNR; this is encoded by the exons ATGTTACGCTCCATTTCAAGTAAAACTTTAGTGCAG CAAAGAAATTTCATGCTATTGTCACCTTTGGGTGCAAAAAAGTCATCAAAATCAGGTGGAACATCCACTAACCAAAATGTTCCTGGACTTAGCAATAAATGTGTTGAAGTTCCAAATACAC CTGTAGGACCAGGTGCTGCAAAAGATAAAGAATACAAAAATCCAGAATACTTTTGCTATCATATAGAATCTTTCGGAGAAGCAGAAGTGGAGTTAGCAAAGTATAGACTACCTGCACCTTCTAATAAAGTACCTTTCAATCGATGA
- the LOC105663050 gene encoding uncharacterized protein LOC105663050, which produces MSEGDVTNEEDLINEEDATNESDVTLVESVTNESIVTIVEVVTNDQDVTNEEGVTNEQDVTNEEEVINEEITEEIDIPENVGEELGSEISKSITVILKAVTHRGTQTVIQCNPDQSRETFIDMIINTKL; this is translated from the exons ATGTCGGAGGGAGATGTAACCAATGAGGAAGATTTAATCAATGAAGAAGATGCAACCAATGAGTCAGATGTAACCCTTGTGGAAAGTGTAACCAATGAGTCAATTGTAACCATTGTGGAAGTTGTAACCAATGACCAAGATGTAACCAATGAGGAAGGTGTAACCAATGAACAAGATGTAACCAATGAGGAAGAAGTAATCAATGAAGAGATAACAGAAGAAATTGATATTCCAGAG AACGTCGGCGAGGAATTGGGATCAGAGATAAGCAAGTCCATTACAGTGATTCTAAAAGCAGTAACGCATCGTGGAACGCAAACTGTGATACAGTGCAATCCTGATCAAAGCAGAGAGACTTTCATCgatatgattattaatacgAAACTATga
- the LOC100874668 gene encoding uncharacterized protein LOC100874668 codes for MVVLKDTTEDIEMTEISISEQKRLESIRNKKKAFRSKELIVQNALKNLDKKPSNNKIIFDEDIDQIEQTESKKKAKKRKRDLFDNDDNDEGDEPNWDNDKLRVKEKRPKFAGSNGMDERFKLDERFIEDDVQDENNTTQMDDESDLKKEKELELDILENILGVPCNTKNKTATTEAKSAKKGMIRYDPTKDNHKEYEITTEKPETTKKKVEKKKKTKERTESVTENPPVEVSKDIYFSVSESLTKSLKEGGQFSLLNKFGSTQNNEKGDDDYNAPTLETSKPPKFQFEPLSKNPFKYDSSDDEHEDQEAYENNEQNIKDDVVQDTHKFFFDVNDTRFNEAVTFFSKEFSENDTFKDLRHELKQIVRSKIRNNIKKVQPFGRKNKIKRLSKKVH; via the exons ATGGTTGTTTTAAAAGATACAACTGAAGATATAGAAATGACTGAAATTAGCATATCAGAGCAAAAAAGACTGGAGtcaataagaaataagaaaaaggCTTTCAGGTCCAAAGAATTGATAGTGCAAAATGCgttgaaaaatttg GATAAGAAACcaagcaataataaaataatatttgatgaaGACATTGATCAAATAGAACAAActgaaagtaaaaaaaaagcTAAGAAAAGGAAACGTGACTTGTTTgataatgatgataatgatGAAGGTGATGAACCTAATTGGGATAATGACAAACTCAGAGTTAAGGAAAAGAGGCCAAAG tttGCTGGGTCCAATGGAATGGATGAACGATTTAAACTGGATGAACGTTTCATAGAAGATGATGTTCAGGATGAAAATAACACAACACAAATGGATGATGAATCTGacttaaaaaaggaaaaagaattgGAACTAGATATCTTAGAAAATATTCTTGGGGTACCATGTAATACAAAAAATAAGACTGCAACTACAGAGGCAAAGTCTGCAAA GAAAGGAATGATTAGATATGATCCCACAAAAGATAACCATAAAGAATATGAAATTACTACAGAGAAACCAGAGACAACTaagaaaaaagttgaaaagaaaaagaagaccaAAGAGAGGACAGAAAGTGTCACTGAAAATCCACCTGTGGAAGTGTCcaaagatatttatttttcagtatCAGAATCTTTAACAAAGAGCTTAAAAGAAGGAGGACAATttagtttattaaataaatttggaaGTACACAAAATAATGAGAAAG GAGATGATGACTATAATGCACCAACATTGGAAACATCAAaacctccaaaatttcaatttgaaccTCTGTCAAAAAATCCATTTAAATATGATTCTTCCGATGATGAACACGAGGATCAAGAAGCATATGAAAATAATGAGCAAAATATTAAAGATGATGTGGTTCAAGATACACATAAGTTCTTTTTCGACGTTAATGATACGCGTTTTAACG AAGctgtaactttcttttctaaAGAATTCTCGGAAAATGATACATTTAAAGATCTTAGGCATGAACTGAAACAAATTGTGCgttcgaaaattcgaaataatattaaaaaggtTCAACCATTTGGGCGAAAAAACAAGATAAAGAGGTTATCTAAAAAGGTtcattaa
- the LOC100876586 gene encoding farnesyl pyrophosphate synthase isoform X4 yields the protein MYSAIEPTFLSNKDESRELMAIWPDVVRDLTDAGRHLDIPDVTKWLAKVLQYNVPVGRKNRALSVVYAFKSFASYDQQTEENIRLSRILGWCIELLQAFLLVIDDIQDQSTIRRNAPCWYLNNGIGLAAINDGIMLEMCIYQLLKKHFKSKECYLSLMELFLDTTLRTSMGQCLDLLSTNFGKKSNLNLFTMDRYNSIAKYKTAYYTFVLPTTTAMCFAGIKDPEMYRQAKTILLEMGHFFQVQDDYMNCYGSMEATGKTGSDIEAGKCSWLVVVALQRATSEQRKILEECYGQSDVKKLDRVKQLYDELGLPNTYAIYEEETYNLLMTHIQQISRGLPHDFFLKLLERACRRVARKD from the exons ATGTACTCGGCAATCGAGCCTACATTTTTATCGAACAAAGATGAAAGTCGTGAGCTGATGGCTATATGGCCGGACGTTGTTCGGGACCTCACGGATGCTGGCCGCCATCTTGATATACCAGATGTCACAAAATGGTTGGCGaag GTATTACAATACAATGTTCCTGTGGGAAGAAAGAACAGAGCATTATCGGTTGTATATGCCTTTAAATCCTTTGCTTCTTATGATCAACAAACGGAAGAAAATATTCGCTTATCTCGTATCTTAGGCTGGTGTATTGAACTG TTGCAAGCATTTTTATTGGTGATTGATGATATACAAGATCAATCAACAATAAGACGTAATGCACCATGCTGGTACTTGAACAATGGTATTGGATTAGCAGCCATAAACGATGGTATAATGTTAGAAATGTGCATATATCAGTTACTTAAAAAACACTTTAAGTCAAAGGAGTGCTACTTGAGCCTTATGGAATTATTTTTAGAT ACCACTTTAAGAACATCAATGGGACAATGCCTTGATTTGTTGTCAACAAATTTTggtaaaaaatcaaatttgaatcTCTTTACAATGGACCGTTATAATTCTATTGCAAAGTACAAAACAGCTTATTATACATTTGTGTTACCAACTACAACTGCAATGTGTTTT GCTGGCATAAAAGATCCAGAAATGTATAGGCAAGCAAAgacaattttattagaaatgggTCACTTCTTTCAAGTACAAGATGATTATATGAATTGTTATGGGAGTATGGAAGCTACTGGAAAAACTGGTTCGGATATAGAGGCAGGAAAGTGTTCATGGCTAGTCGTAGTAGCACTACAACGTGCCACATCAGaacaacgaaaaattttagag GAATGTTATGGACAAAGTGATGTCAAGAAACTGGATCGTGTGAAACAACTTTATGACGAGTTAGGTTTACCAAATACTTACGCCATCTATGAAGAAGAAACGTACAATCTATTAATGACGCACATACAACAAATATCACGTGGACTTCCTCATGACTTTTTCTTGAAGTTACTTGAAAGAGCATGTCGCAGAGTGGCCAGGaaagattaa
- the LOC100876696 gene encoding uncharacterized protein LOC100876696 isoform X1, with protein MLCNFETYTVAIMLGLGKYFYYAKPDGEDLMGKILTSVRMTSMFGIVVGAHDAILRHMSKSPLHKIVIGFRPVAYLSGIGFVFANVTYMSTRMRGKDDALNHGIGALATAPLVKAWLRIPAVEVAEIMIFGTIIMIINKARRKQEYGIEEPLKFFFEGKRNKFPNWDYWEYWTGEETPAEDYTN; from the exons ATGTTATGTAATTTCGAAACATACACAG TAGCCATAATGTTGGGACTAGGGAAGTACTTCTACTATGCGAAACCGGATGGAGAAGATCTAATGGGAAAAATTCTGACTTCTGTAAGAATGACTTCCATGTTTGGAATAGTAGTAGGTGCACATGATGCAATATTAAGACATATGTCAAAGTCACCCTTACAcaaaattgtgattggattTCGCCCCGTAGCATATCTAAGTGGCATAGGTTTTGTATTTGCTAATGTTACATATATGTCCACACGTATGAGGGGAAAAGATGATGCACTTAATCATGGTATAGGTG CACTTGCCACTGCTCCACTTGTTAAAGCATGGCTTAGAATACCTGCTGTTGAAGTTGCTGAAATTATGATTTTTGGAACTATTattatgataataaataagGCTCGTAGAAAACAGGAGTATGGAATAGAGGAACCACTGAAATTCTTCTTTGAAGGAAAGCGTAACAAATTCCCGAATTGGGATTATTGGGAATACTGGACTGGTGAAGAAACACCGGCAGAAGACTACACTAACTGA
- the LOC100876586 gene encoding farnesyl pyrophosphate synthase isoform X3: MNSEATSTNVRSMYSAIEPTFLSNKDESRELMAIWPDVVRDLTDAGRHLDIPDVTKWLAKVLQYNVPVGRKNRALSVVYAFKSFASYDQQTEENIRLSRILGWCIELLQAFLLVIDDIQDQSTIRRNAPCWYLNNGIGLAAINDGIMLEMCIYQLLKKHFKSKECYLSLMELFLDTTLRTSMGQCLDLLSTNFGKKSNLNLFTMDRYNSIAKYKTAYYTFVLPTTTAMCFAGIKDPEMYRQAKTILLEMGHFFQVQDDYMNCYGSMEATGKTGSDIEAGKCSWLVVVALQRATSEQRKILEECYGQSDVKKLDRVKQLYDELGLPNTYAIYEEETYNLLMTHIQQISRGLPHDFFLKLLERACRRVARKD, from the exons ATGAATTCAGA AGCAACAAGCACCAATGTGCGATCAATGTACTCGGCAATCGAGCCTACATTTTTATCGAACAAAGATGAAAGTCGTGAGCTGATGGCTATATGGCCGGACGTTGTTCGGGACCTCACGGATGCTGGCCGCCATCTTGATATACCAGATGTCACAAAATGGTTGGCGaag GTATTACAATACAATGTTCCTGTGGGAAGAAAGAACAGAGCATTATCGGTTGTATATGCCTTTAAATCCTTTGCTTCTTATGATCAACAAACGGAAGAAAATATTCGCTTATCTCGTATCTTAGGCTGGTGTATTGAACTG TTGCAAGCATTTTTATTGGTGATTGATGATATACAAGATCAATCAACAATAAGACGTAATGCACCATGCTGGTACTTGAACAATGGTATTGGATTAGCAGCCATAAACGATGGTATAATGTTAGAAATGTGCATATATCAGTTACTTAAAAAACACTTTAAGTCAAAGGAGTGCTACTTGAGCCTTATGGAATTATTTTTAGAT ACCACTTTAAGAACATCAATGGGACAATGCCTTGATTTGTTGTCAACAAATTTTggtaaaaaatcaaatttgaatcTCTTTACAATGGACCGTTATAATTCTATTGCAAAGTACAAAACAGCTTATTATACATTTGTGTTACCAACTACAACTGCAATGTGTTTT GCTGGCATAAAAGATCCAGAAATGTATAGGCAAGCAAAgacaattttattagaaatgggTCACTTCTTTCAAGTACAAGATGATTATATGAATTGTTATGGGAGTATGGAAGCTACTGGAAAAACTGGTTCGGATATAGAGGCAGGAAAGTGTTCATGGCTAGTCGTAGTAGCACTACAACGTGCCACATCAGaacaacgaaaaattttagag GAATGTTATGGACAAAGTGATGTCAAGAAACTGGATCGTGTGAAACAACTTTATGACGAGTTAGGTTTACCAAATACTTACGCCATCTATGAAGAAGAAACGTACAATCTATTAATGACGCACATACAACAAATATCACGTGGACTTCCTCATGACTTTTTCTTGAAGTTACTTGAAAGAGCATGTCGCAGAGTGGCCAGGaaagattaa